One Pichia kudriavzevii chromosome 3, complete sequence genomic window carries:
- a CDS encoding uncharacterized protein (PKUD0C03770; similar to Saccharomyces cerevisiae YOR278W (HEM4); ancestral locus Anc_8.734) translates to MGKSIILLKNETIPHDPYREKFKEKSIDVHFLPLLTHNPINHAEIIGFLTGDMFLKEYKAFIITSQRCIESLDTVLSMIDDKDTLNQILQKPAYTVGPATYDVLSALGFRNIKGGMNAGNGSILSDLIMSDELFKDGNKKILFLTGEIRKDIIPKKLKSAGFDLKELVAYRTQVRGDVVLRYTKLYNQLVSNDNEKWVVFFSPQGTEYITQHLINNKPDFKIASIGPTTEEYLRNLDIQPNVVSGKPNASSLLESISKA, encoded by the coding sequence ATGGGCAAGTCGATCATATTGTTAAAGAATGAAACTATTCCACATGATCCTTACCGagaaaaatttaaagagaaaagTATCGATGTCCACTTTCTTCCATTATTAACCCATAATCCTATAAATCATGCAGAAATTATTGGCTTTCTAACTGGGGATATGTTCCTAAAGGAATATAAGGCCTTCATCATTACCTCACAGAGATGTATCGAATCCTTGGATACAGTACTCTCGATGATTGATGATAAGGATACATTAAATCAGATCTTGCAGAAGCCCGCTTACACGGTTGGTCCTGCAACATATGATGTTCTCTCTGCGTTAGGATTTAGAAATATCAAGGGTGGTATGAATGCCGGTAACGGGTCAATTCTTTCTGACTTGATAATGTCCGATGAACTTTTCAAGGATGGCAATAAAAAGATTTTGTTCCTTACAGGTGAAATACGCAAGGATATTATTCCGAAGAAGCTAAAATCAGCTGGCTTTGATCTGAAGGAACTTGTCGCTTATAGAACCCAGGTGAGAGGCGATGTTGTTTTGAGATACACAAAGCTATACAATCAGTTAGTATctaatgataatgaaaaatgggttgttttctttagcCCGCAGGGCACAGAGTATATCACCCaacatttgataaataaCAAACCAGACTTTAAGATTGCAAGTATAGGTCCTACAACAGAAGAATATCTCAGAAATTTGGACATTCAGCCAAATGTGGTTTCGGGGAAACCGAATGCTTCCTCTTTATTAGAAAGTATATCCAAAGCGTAA
- a CDS encoding uncharacterized protein (PKUD0C03780; similar to Saccharomyces cerevisiae YMR218C (TRS130); ancestral locus Anc_8.735): MGTKVGNKSIDLDVGFYDPLSIFQGGFRTDFEEHIRIPSFYWKDNSDNLRVLKNVMFNFIEEIPHTESKDVKFLKFLFITCQTVEDYRSRIRPLILQWLGSMKKEQPKIPYFIFFFENTELRTAADKYLKTNIFHKLKSDFDNREFTQENIFKIKSIYSNIDEKKEVWKIISSSTSSLLANSINRQLKYFENSPLKCASIFEHLHQQEDAMVLYSELFNAFPSIPKAEFLSVGVSEILEMVDVNGDNDPKETSSSFHKKMCYYKRLKNVLQTEQPTKMGYLKKMKLLAESLLSFLNSLEICYKRNEIAFAMIEMFLSSSYLKETLQLHTENSETIITSIGKLLHLQRNELIALGTSQGYSLRGSLSIIDIQFENEDYVVESEEIQKIMKTQKTFSDYVIEKTRELIANYNDYGVNLNTIATLSTELALILFYSTDDYETSCNQLLKSFDYFFSTGWEFIGTSLLEVYIENLNKLVEQRGECVVSQLLASYITLAERDPTKIDDGKFRKLCDELATLERMETNNIFTVESLSSVYCSEVDVYEIDLLMKSELCSTVDKIKLEMVDDVGNTVVFTYTKKLHLKRKNPITLRCADLVFGRFEAKKLSVFSNKLVLVQNVCAAVGITPIETFYCMKNESSKANTTAKMEVSKTRYLNKDLLVFEVKVGSNDVSDIEMVFVKTDPDKLSKEEDYSMKCIQNGITSCVEFEVIEDTKKLLFRPSKSHKWQTEDTLCVEIPYYFPPYVVNTMLELSYELKFKSHPPEGETLLCSRKHKSVVESLLPIAVAADEFFGTSDEHSGQDFFLLSHYTVNAISVDNPIRIQDTSLISDNELITGWKSPKDTVAFLEQGSTFFFKIKDFNDKSVLLKIKYNCILEEIIGIMKLTFLNFITKMEMVGPVDVFCFSNAASKIWPCLNYKVNFFAITNRIIITNFHEAKLKDCYNFIDKKKIGTFSEAVLDFIESIKDLEIDEKMKNDVYSSTACELHIPVDLPPLNMMNTVKYEFKRELQYLVCEPINVKVVIDVHIVNLTKNQIEEFDKTEKKVRFCGNEESVSYGFHGNSASLEMAFTGNDQKWVISGLKNIAFFVDLKEASETGSHHEFDLTFIPLKPGKLQLPNIEIKNNNQYLNMEVAYRNTSESVLIVSELNKIIHSF, encoded by the coding sequence ATGGGAACTAAAGTAGGcaacaaatcaattgatttagaTGTTGGATTCTACGATCCActatcaatttttcaggGTGGGTTTAGGACAGATTTTGAGGAGCACATCCGTATTCCTTCATTCTATTGGAAAGATAACTCAGATAATCTAAGAGTATTAAAAAATGTCatgttcaatttcattgaagAGATTCCACATACAGAATCTAAAGATGTTAAATTCCTGaagtttttgtttataaCATGCCAGACGGTTGAAGATTATAGGTCAAGAATCCGGCCACTAATACTACAGTGGCTAGGAAGCATGAAAAAAGAACAGCCGAAAATCCCATactttatcttcttttttgagAACACAGAGTTGAGAACAGCTGCTGATAAATATTTAAAAACCAATATTTTTCACAAACTAAAAAGTGATTTTGACAACAGAGAATTTACCCAGGAgaacattttcaaaatcaaatcgATTTATTCGAATATCGacgaaaagaaagaagtaTGGAAAATAATTAGTAGCTCTACTTCATCACTTTTGGCAAATTCCATAAACAGACAactaaaatattttgaaaatagtcCTTTGAAGTGTGCCTCAATTTTTGAGCACTTGCACCAACAAGAAGATGCCATGGTGTTATATTCAGAACTATTCAACGCGTTTCCTTCTATCCCGAAAGCAGAATTTCTTTCTGTCGGTGTGTCCGAGATATTGGAAATGGTGGATGTCAATGGGGATAATGatccaaaagaaacatCATCAAGCTTCCATAAGAAGATGTGCTATTACAAAAGGCTAAAAAATGTTTTGCAAACTGAACAACCAACAAAGATGGGCTACctcaaaaaaatgaagcTGCTTGCTGAAAGTTTGTTATCATTTCTAAACTCCTTAGAGATATGTTATAAACGCAATGAGATTGCGTTTGCAATGATTGAAATGTTTCTGAGCAGTTCATACTTGAAGGAAACTCTACAGCTTCATACCGAGAATTCGGAAACAATAATTACTAGTATTGGAAAGTTATTGCATTTACAAAGAAACGAACTCATAGCTTTAGGTACCTCTCAAGGATATTCTTTAAGAGGATCTTTATCGATTATTGAtattcaatttgaaaacgAAGACtatgttgttgaaagtgaagaaattcagaaaataatgaaaaccCAAAAGACGTTTTCCGACTATGTCATTGAGAAAACTCGTGAGCTAATCGCTAACTATAACGATTACGGGGTCAATCTAAATACTATTGCCACATTATCAACTGAACTAGCCCTTATACTTTTCTATTCGACAGATGACTATGAGACATCTTGTAaccaattgttgaaatcgttcgattatttttttagcACAGGGTGGGAGTTCATTGGAACTTCATTATTAGAAGTctatattgaaaatttaaatAAGCTTGTTGAGCAAAGGGGTGAGTGTGTTGTTTCACAACTTTTAGCTAGTTATATCACTTTGGCAGAAAGGGATCCTacaaaaattgatgatgGCAAGTTTAGGAAATTATGTGACGAGCTTGCTACCCTTGAAAGAATGGAGAcaaataatatttttacTGTTGAATCGTTGTCATCTGTCTATTGTTCTGAGGTAGATGTTTATGAGATTGATTTGCTAATGAAATCTGAGTTATGCAGTACTGTTGATAAGATAAAACTTGAAAtggttgatgatgttgGTAACACTGTTGTTTTTACCTATACCAAAAAATTGCAtctgaaaaggaagaatccGATAACGCTGAGATGTGCTGATTTGGTATTTGGTAGATTTGAAGCGAAAAAATTATCTGTTTTCAGCAATAAGCTTGTCTTAGTCCAAAATGTTTGTGCTGCTGTTGGTATCACTCCGATTGAAACATTTTATTGTATGAAGAATGAAAGTTCCAAGGCCAACACAACTGCGAAAATGGAAGTTTCAAAGACACGTTACCTTAATAAGGATCTGTTGGTTTTTGAAGTAAAGGTGGGATCTAATGATGTATCCGACATTGAAATGGTTTTTGTAAAAACAGATCCAGATAAACTTtctaaagaagaagattatAGTATGAAGTGTATTCAAAATGGCATCACATCCTGTGTGGAATTTGAGGTAATAGAAGATACCAAAAAGTTACTATTCAGGCCTAGCAAATCTCATAAATGGCAAACAGAGGATACACTTTGCGTCGAAATTCCTTATTATTTTCCTCCGTACGTTGTAAATACCATGCTTGAACTTTCGTACGAGCTAAAATTCAAGTCCCATCCACCGGAAGGAGAAACTCTTCTCTGCTCAAGGAAACATAAGTCGGTTGTTGAAAGTTTGTTGCCAATTGCCGTAGCAGCGGATGAGTTTTTTGGAACATCTGATGAACACAGTGGCCaagattttttcttgctgTCACACTACACTGTAAATGCTATATCTGTGGACAACCCAATACGAATTCAAGATACATCTTTAATATCTGATAATGAGTTGATTACGGGGTGGAAGTCACCAAAGGATACTGTTGCATTTTTAGAGCAAGGttcaacttttttctttaagaTAAAGGATTTTAACGATAAATCagttttgttgaaaataaaatataattGTATTCTCGAAGAAATTATAGGAATAATGAAGTtgacatttttgaattttatCACTAAAATGGAGATGGTAGGTCCTGTTGatgtgttttgtttttcaaatgctGCTTCTAAAATATGGCCATGTTTAAACTACAAAGTCAACTTTTTTGCTATAACGAACAGGATAATAATTACTAATTTCCACGAAGCGAAACTCAAGGACTGTTATAATTTCATtgacaagaagaaaataggCACTTTCTCTGAAGCAGTTTTAGATTTTATTGAATCAATAAAAGACTTGGAAatagatgaaaaaatgaaaaatgatGTTTATAGTAGCACCGCTTGTGAATTACATATACCAGTAGATTTGCCGCCACTGAATATGATGAACACAGTAAAGTATGAGTTTAAGAGAGAATTGCAATATCTTGTTTGTGAACCAATAAATGTGAAAGTGGTGATAGATGTACACATCGTAAATCTGaccaaaaatcaaattgaggaatttgataaaaccGAGAAGAAGGTTAGATTCTGTGGTAACGAAGAATCTGTAAGTTATGGCTTCCATGGTAATTCAGCTAGTCTAGAAATGGCATTTACAGGAAACGATCAAAAATGGGTCATTTCTGGACTCAAGAACATAGCgttctttgttgatttaAAAGAAGCATCTGAAACAGGATCACATCATGAATTTGATCTCACATTTATCCCCCTAAAACCCGGAAAATTACAGTTAccaaatattgaaataaaaaacaacaaccagTATCTCAATATGGAAGTTGCATACAGGAACACGTCCGAGAGCGTGCTGATAGTTTCAGAAttaaacaaaatcatccaCTCGTTTTGA
- a CDS encoding uncharacterized protein (PKUD0C03790) has protein sequence MDGAERENRQEISTNENKEKLIVRLSRRNTLIEQATRRHYENNPNVIFVYEEEEVLDTPEYWATIARRANIPVEEDDVEEVPSLVDKGDSKCYDNPRELYEKLLARQQAYKKLSTEAEDEYYANIEYEYQLKKNRKRKSDEKDSDRESKIDNFMKLFNYQQSSLRGSKDAEPSVNTSAENNAEKPDDVDSDVSLVILSEHDDVNDKVGHQEEIAEGRCTGNYDLETGSNRIADGDGFEVEELYEEEKSSLLDDVEDVRNYNNEEIIDIHETLNPEGDYENFSDNYDMGMNVRAEEDINLTHKIIPGIQEVGYTYFEETVTTSEACETDGTNLSEEISEKNEETEEGAGSEADYVVKNDKATEVNNFVSLDSDSDSYGKFGNNNSMSNEGLNEQGLSEELSEEELSEEELSEEGSNRKRLSEEEEEEEEEEEGNKLNRENNYLANDAVYAFFSAQLENQRQANTEQPLEEEVVEIQRNEIEPRNQAGIQENHVFSEDASLDDSLLGNNTETIQVYPESDTKISSIDETTFHSAIGNASIEGSTPVNENNALEMSIQQEVLEPSHRHVIFKPMTPPRPPTPEAPQLFIGLSELLSASLDIQSKQSAGHDVDPELVETTSKLIEKTSNVIGEISDTELERIISRPSTVDREQKIDAEEEDKVESEAEYTEHMVVIDEPQIKVTRDKQSTPLPENYITKKAASVLDNLASESFSVLSESSMLANTKNEGADNCVNEEDYINSLITETLNDTNRTNLVAASGGVYGETILESNGDISNCNQSFFVESLSDQKDEDGMEDNVTDNKEETFNNNDDEEIIDHKSTDTDELEDSVTHDVTSFIHVTNNAIQSNVEPNAEVDDNFTIGSDTSETGKLRNEATLASNEHLRNEHEATESLTASFQEECSNASNLEKEEKKVKKRAFDEVEDISNNFDSTGEFPRLKRRQFSIFNPFSWFGKTTFKNVENKNIFEFSNGEKIESNKLFQNESIGEGVDGVAEDNCSYSTQEKEKEESEPASATELEINHNSAYAEQEETNTFKQPNEQTENERSEIVDSKYNSYQPNAFEKAKPICGVSTEGEVDTSHEPNILTASPNISTNSESADIGAQDVHKKVGMVFLDDTSISDDQEGKSTENSKNLNENENAGGEMDLSTQKSWFSGLISAVKEFSKGALIDGAVDDDTDSSSSTQSLNDSDSATDSSVSAKHGVASTEESTNTGEHTSTESSYTESKNDSVSRQETTLNIEQVDEPETFELYENEQPSADSTVHEITDFLSIVEEKLDEEIFNVVNSPSETEAGNSEHFKNYEQEVTEFMEVHEYEDGKEKSMRIELSSDPKDDNQQMETTKCGDGDDVERPPVETRYSEDGISDLGGAHYIESKANKDDNEVVSHSGSENCNLELPKPLGNSRDSNFSGISNELTLYPYKLVSSEETLEETAELKKTKHSHELQKQEDNFVETIYVHDAVQEVKDTETGLGKDESNFNDAESSEEKKIVSSANFGDVLVSNNDAAPSGEVIKETSNGEKREATPETDTMEVVDSEDMEEPNGEKNSHDYKIQTNESVDATEIIKVDPLDYEKITVKSSKIPKVEVELLKKPNKRGRGENSDSEEEEDSLNKRLHLQDSKLEAPPVAVRTRSRSPSRKPSDSSTSRNLSFGESGKTSLNFLANRVLSYGSDEDPVEINEERLPRDYTDLIEEADNFIVHELERKPSAAGVKSTNSDNEDIDRTASEKEQLNNPLVVPKRTRSNVSSSSKSETDKTSVELKTIRGLRSRPSNSVTPEIMSRSGSDVDTGSDSEATLGDRLAAASKRSKKNSPSGKGDRDASGRGRGRGRGRGNGRGRGRGRGRGRGRSTRGHSSSRGSTRASGKGKSSR, from the coding sequence ATGGATGGTgcagaaagagaaaacagaCAGGAGATAAGcacaaatgaaaacaaagagaagTTAATTGTGCGTTTGTCTCGACGTAATACACTAATTGAACAAGCAACTAGAAGGCATTATGAGAATAATCCCAATGTGATATTTGTttatgaagaagaagaggttTTAGACACACCTGAATACTGGGCTACAATTGCAAGGAGAGCCAATATTCCAGTCGAAGAGGATGATGTTGAGGAGGTACCTAGCTTGGTCGATAAAGGAGATTCCAAGTGTTACGATAACCCAAGAGAACTATATGAGAAACTTTTAGCTCGACAACAAGCGTATAAAAAACTATCAacagaagcagaagatgAATACTATGCTAATATCGAATATGAGtatcaattgaaaaagaaccGTAAGAGAAAGTCTGATGAAAAAGATTCAGACAGAGAGAGTAAGATTGACAATTTTATGAAATTGTTCAACTATCAGCAGTCAAGCTTACGTGGTTCAAAAGACGCAGAACCAAGCGTAAATACCTCTGCGGAAAACAATGCAGAAAAACCTGATGATGTCGATTCTGATGTGAGTTTGGTTATTCTATCAGAGCATGACGATGTCAACGACAAAGTAGGtcatcaagaagaaatcgCCGAGGGTCGCTGTACGGGGAATTATGATTTAGAGACGGGATCCAACAGAATTGCAGACGGTGATGGATTTGAAGTAGAAGAACTTtatgaggaagaaaaatcTAGTCTTTTAGATGATGTGGAAGATGTGAGAAACTACAATAACGAGGAAATAATAGATATACATGAAACACTAAATCCTGAAGGAGATtatgaaaatttttcagataaTTACGATATGGGAATGAATGTACGGGCTGAAGAAGATATCAATTTAACACACAAGATAATCCCTGGGATACAGGAAGTGGGTTATACTTATTTTGAAGAGACCGTAACAACCAGCGAAGCCTGTGAAACAGACGGGACTAATTtatctgaagaaatttcagagaaaaatgaagagacTGAAGAGGGTGCTGGATCTGAAGCAGATTATGTTGTAAAGAATGACAAAGCCACGGAAGTAAATAACTTTGTTAGCTTAGACTCAGACTCTGATTCATATggaaaatttggaaataataatagtatGTCAAATGAAGGGTTAAATGAACAAGGGTTAAGTGAAGAGTTAAGTGAAGAAGAGTTAAGTGAAGAAGAGTTAAGTGAAGAAGGATCAAACAGGAAAAGATtaagtgaagaagaagaagaagaagaagaagaagaagaaggaaataAGCTAAACAGAGAGAATAATTATCTGGCTAATGATGCAGTTTACGCATTCTTTTCTGCACAATTAGAGAATCAGCGACAAGCAAATACAGAACAACCTTTAGAGGAGGAAGTAGtggaaattcaaagaaatgaaatAGAGCCAAGAAACCAGGCGggaattcaagaaaatcaTGTCTTTTCTGAGGATGCATCGCTGGATGATAGTTTACTGGGCAATAATACCGAAACAATCCAAGTATATCCAGAATCCGATACTAAAATTTCCTCCATTGACGAAACAACTTTTCACTCCGCAATTGGGAATGCATCAATAGAAGGATCAACTCCCGTAAATGAGAACAATGCTTTAGAAATGAGCATACAGCAAGAGGTTCTTGAACCATCACATAGGCATGTCATTTTCAAACCTATGACTCCTCCTCGACCACCCACGCCAGAAGCGCCGCAATTATTTATTGGACTATCCGAATTACTCTCTGCCTCATTAGATATTCAATCTAAACAAAGTGCAGGTCATGATGTTGATCCAGAACTTGTAGAGACCACTAGTAAGTTAATAGAGAAAACATCTAATGTTATTGGCGAAATATCAGACACAGAGTTAGAGAGAATTATTTCAAGACCTAGTACGGTTGACCGTGAACAAAAGATAGACGCCGAAGAGGAAGACAAAGTGGAAAGTGAAGCTGAATACACCGAGCATATGGTGGTGATTGATGAGCCTCAAATTAAAGTGACAAGGGATAAACAATCGACACCTCTTCCAGAGAATTACATTACCAAAAAGGCGGCATCAGTGTTAGACAACCTAGCATCTGAAAGCTTTAGTGTTTTATCAGAGTCATCAATGTTAGCGAACACTAAAAATGAGGGTGCTGATAATTGTGTAAATGAGGAAGATTACATAAACTCATTGATTACGGAAACACTGAATGATACAAATAGAACGAATTTGGTGGCAGCTTCAGGAGGTGTTTATGGGGAAACTATTCTCGAATCCAATGGGGATATATCAAATTGCAATCAATCATTTTTTGTAGAAAGCTTATCTGATCAgaaagatgaagatggcATGGAAGATAATGTTACGGATAACAAAGAGGAAACGTTTAacaataatgatgatgaggagatTATTGATCATAAGTCTACAGATACGGatgaacttgaagattCTGTTACACATGATGTTACATCTTTTATCCATGTCACCAATAATGCCATACAAAGTAACGTCGAACCAAATGCTGAAGTCGATGATAATTTCACAATCGGATCTGACACCTCAGAAACGGGAAAATTGAGAAACGAGGCAACTTTAGCAAGTAACGAACATCTTCGGAATGAACATGAAGCAACTGAAAGTTTGACAGCTTCCTTTCAGGAAGAGTGCTCCAATGCTTCTAATTTggagaaagaagagaaaaaagtaaaaaagaGAGcttttgatgaagttgaagatatttcaaacaatttCGATTCTACTGGCGAGTTTCCTAGATTGAAAAGGAGgcagttttcaatattcaaTCCGTTTTCTTGGTTTGGGAAAACCACTTTTaagaatgttgaaaataagaacatttttgaatttagTAACGGCGAAAAGATTGAGAGTAACAAgctatttcaaaatgaatCTATTGGTGAAGGGGTAGATGGCGTTGCTGAAGATAATTGCAGCTATAGCACacaagagaaagaaaaggaagagtCAGAACCTGCAAGTGCAACCGAATTGGAAATAAATCATAATAGTGCATATGCggaacaagaagaaactaATACATTCAAACAACCCAATGAACAAACCGAAAATGAGCGCAGCGAAATTGTGGACTCGAAATATAATAGTTACCAGCCAAATGCTTTTGAGAAAGCTAAACCTATATGTGGAGTGTCTACAGAAGGAGAAGTCGATACCTCACACGAGCCGAATATTCTCACTGCAAGCCCaaatatttcaacaaattccGAGTCAGCCGATATAGGAGCTCAAGATGTACACAAGAAGGTGGGTATGGTGTTTTTGGACGATACATCTATCTCGGATGATCAAGAAGGCAAGAGTACtgaaaatagcaaaaaCTTGAATGAAAACGAAAATGCGGGAGGTGAAATGGATTTATCAACACAAAAATCTTGGTTTTCTGGATTAATTAGTGCCGTTAAAGAGTTTTCAAAAGGTGCCCTGATTGATGGAGCggttgatgatgatactGATTCTAGCAGCAGCACACAATCATTAAATGACTCTGATAGTGCTACTGATTCATCAGTTTCTGCAAAACATGGAGTGGCCTCCACAGAGGAAAGCACAAACACGGGAGAACATACCTCTACTGAATCTAGTTACACAGAATCAAAGAATGACTCAGTTTCAAGACAAGAAACAACTTTGAATATAgaacaagttgatgaaCCTGAAACCTTTGAATTATACGAAAATGAACAACCTTCTGCCGATTCAACTGTCCATGAAATAACTGATTTTCTTAGTATTGTCGAAGAAAAGTTAGATGAGGAGATATTTAATGTAGTTAATTCCCCAAGTGAAACGGAAGCTGGGAACTCAgaacatttcaaaaattacGAACAAGAGGTTACAGAATTTATGGAAGTTCACGAATATGAAGATGGTAAGGAAAAGTCAATGCGTATTGAATTAAGCTCTGATCCTAAAGATGATAACCAGCAAATGGAAACGACAAAATGTGGTGATGGTGACGATGTTGAACGTCCTCCGGTGGAAACGAGATATTCAGAAGATGGTATCAGTGATTTGGGAGGAGCACATTACATAGAGTCAAAAGCAAATAAAGACGATAATGAGGTGGTGTCTCATTCAGGAAGCGAAAATTGTAATCTAGAATTACCTAAACCATTGGGAAATAGCAGGGATTCCAACTTTTCAGGTATTTCTAATGAATTGACCTTATATCCTTATAAGCTGGTTTCCTCAGAAGAAACGCTTGAAGAGACTGCTGAATTAAAGAAAACGAAACATAGTCATGAGTTGCAGAAGCAAGAAGATAATTTTGTTGAGACTATTTATGTGCACGATGCAGTACAAGAAGTGAAAGATACTGAAACAGGTTTGGGAAAAGACGAATCAAACTTTAATGATGCTGAATCAtcagaagagaaaaaaatagtatCCAGTGCTAATTTTGGAGATGTATTAGTTAGTAATAATGATGCTGCGCCTTCAGGTGAGGTGATTAAAGAGACATCCAATGgtgaaaaaagagaagcCACTCCAGAGACAGATACAATGGAAGTTGTTGACAGCGAAGACATGGAGGAACCAAATGGTGAGAAAAATTCCCATGAttacaaaatacaaacaaatgaaTCTGTTGATGCTACAGAAATAATTAAAGTTGATCCTTTAGATTACGAGAAAATTACCGTGAAATCATCGAAAATTCCGAAAGTAGAAGTTGAATTACTAAAAAAACCTAACAAGAGAGGCCGGGGTGAAAATTCAGattctgaagaagaagaagattctCTCAATAAACGTCTTCATCTGCAAGATTCAAAACTAGAAGCGCCTCCTGTTGCAGTTAGGACCAGGTCGAGATCTCCATCACGGAAACCGTCTGATTCCAGTACCAGTCGTAACTTATCGTTTGGGGAGAGTGGGAAGacatctttgaattttttagCCAATAGAGTATTATCATATGGCTCAGATGAGGATCCCGTTGAGATAAACGAGGAACGTTTACCAAGAGATTACACAGACCTGATTGAGGAAGCAGATAATTTTATAGTTCATGAACTTGAAAGGAAGCCGAGTGCAGCTGGTGTTAAATCGACGAACAGTGATAACGAGGATATTGATAGGACGGCATCAGAGAAGGAGCAATTAAACAATCCGCTTGTTGTTCCTAAAAGAACGAGGTCTAAtgtttcatcttcttccaaatctGAAACTGACAAGACAAGTGTGGAGTTGAAAACCATTCGTGGCTTAAGAAGCAGGCCCTCTAACTCAGTTACACCTGAGATCATGAGTCGCTCGGGATCAGATGTAGATACTGGATCGGATAGTGAAGCAACACTTGGAGACCGATTGGCAGCCGCTTCCAAGCGcagcaagaaaaacagTCCATCAGGTAAGGGAGATCGAGATGCAAGCGGTAGAGGGAGAGGTAGGGGCAGGGGAAGAGGAAATGGAAGAGGTAGAGGGAGAGGTAGAGGAAGAGGCAGGGGAAGATCCACCAGAGGCCATAGCTCGTCAAGAGGCAGCACCAGAGCTAGTGGTAAGGGGAAAAGTAGTAGGTGA
- a CDS encoding uncharacterized protein (PKUD0C03800; similar to Saccharomyces cerevisiae YKL160W (ELF1); ancestral locus Anc_5.279), producing the protein MGKRKSSAKPVKKIKQRLDTQFTCLFCNHEKAINCTIDKKSSIGTLNCKICGQSFQTAINSLSEPIDIYSNWIDACEAVAEEEAKRVQHNNGYNVNDDDYENDDDDEDDERKPSIKSRPAKVEDDEDDF; encoded by the coding sequence ATGGGTAAAAGGAAATCTTCTGCAAAACCagtgaagaaaatcaagCAGAGATTGGACACGCAATTTACGTGTCTATTTTGTAATCACGAAAAGGCAATCAACTGTACAATTGACAAAAAATCAAGTATAGGAACTTTGAATTGTAAGATCTGTGGGCAGTCATTCCAAACTGCAATCAATTCGCTATCGGAACCGATTGACATCTATTCCAACTGGATTGATGCATGTGAAGCTGTTGCTGAAGAGGAGGCCAAACGAGTCCAACACAATAATGGCTACAATGTCAATGACGACGATTACGAaaacgatgatgatgacgagGACGACGAAAGAAAACCTAGTATAAAGTCACGTCCTGctaaagttgaagatgacgagGACGATTTTTAG